The Piliocolobus tephrosceles isolate RC106 chromosome 16, ASM277652v3, whole genome shotgun sequence DNA window CCGCTGCTGTTGGATCCAAGAACGGGCCTGCAGGTCGTTTCGCTAAGTCACACGTCACCAACTTGAAAATCCACAATGATCAcggaatgggggtgggggtgggggtggggtgggggatatGTATTTTGGTTAACCTAATAAGACAGAGATGTTAACTGCTGCCTTAACTCACTAACAGGTCTTCACTCAAACATGGTTTCTGGTCCTGGCCTGGCCAAGAGAGCAGACGTGGAGCCTGCTGCTTCGCTGACCATTTCCCGTCTCCCAGTTCTGCTTGGTTAGAGCTGAGGGTGGGTATGGAGCGAGGGCACAAGAGCCCGCGGTGGGAGGCGGAGGGGAGTATAAAGCCTGCCCTGGAAACCGAGGCCGGCAGGTATGTTTCCTTTATACTCGTCTAAATCTCTAGACCCTTCAGCCTGAGGGGCCTAGAAAGTCACTGGTGCAGTGACAGTTTTCATCTCTTGTACCATCTCTACCCACTGATATTGACCACTTAGAAAACTGCACTGAGGAGGATTCGGAAGGCACATCAGGGCTCTGTGGAAAGAGTATCACAAGCACCTAGTAATGTCTGCATGGTGATGGATCAAGGCTCTGCGGAAAGAGTATCACGAGCACCTAGTAATGTCTGCATGGTNNNNNNNNNNATCACGAGCACCTAGTAATGTCTGCATGGTGACGGATCAGGGCTCTGTGGAAAGAGTATCACGAGCACCTAGTAATGTCTGCCATGGTCACGGAAGTCAGGGGTGGTGGTACGTGTGCCAGGCCTTTGCCAGCTCTGATTTAGCTCAAACTTCCATTCCCAACCCAGTCTTGGTCCCAAGACAGGACCCCCAAGGCATTTCATTCCTATTTGGGGCAGTTATTACAGAACCCTTTTTTCTTACGTACTAAAATTGGCCTCCCTGAAATTTCTGTCAAGGATCCCAGTTCCGACCTGTGGAGTGACTGACTGAAGCCCTTTTCCCAGAAGTCCTTCGTGTGTTTGAAGGACAGGAAAAtgtctttccttgcctctcccaGGCCTTCTCTGCACCAGTCTCAATGCCCCAGTTAACTCTCTTTCATACAGCAGTCCCAGAGGGTGAGTTCAGGGATATCCACATCAGAAGGCGCTTTGGAGGCCACCCATTCTGTCCCACTTGCTAACGAGAAGGAAATGCAGGCCCAGAGGTCACAGCAGGTCCTGGGGACCCCACGGTGGTTTCATGGCAGGACTGACCTAGTGCAGGGAGTTCTGTACCTGATTTTCTCAGCTCTCATGATTCAGGAGGCGAACTCTCTGCTGGGAACACTCACAGGTGGGCGTGGGAGGAGTCCCAGGTGTGTGAGCCAAGGACATGCGGTGGCCTGGCTGGCCCTGGCTCCTGTCCCTTGCCTGCTCTCCTTCCCCCACTGTGTATACAGAGGAGCCTCAAAGAGCCTCGTTGTCCCATCCCTAGGCCCGTTTCTCCTTCCAGGTGTAGAACTCCTTGGACACCCGCTGGGAAGCAGCAATCCGAGGTGCAGCAAAGCCACTCTGTCCCTGGGGCCTCGGAAATAAGCAGcactttttttttggtgtggtggggggacagagtctcactctgtccccaggctggagcgcagtggtgcggtctcggctcactgcaagctccgcctcccagattgaggcgattctcctgcctcagcctcccaagtagctgggattacaggcacccgccaccacacccagctaatttttttatttttgtaaaggcggggcttcaccgtgttgggcaggatggtctcaagacctcatgatccgctcacctcggcctcctgaagtgctgggattacagacataagccactgtgcccagcctaatagtttcatttcatttcttttctttttttgagacggagtttcgctcttgctgcccaggctggagtgcaccgcacccagccaataagCAGCATTTGACTCCCCACCTTACCTGATTCCCTCCAGGGTTTGTCGCCTTTCGGGCCCCTGACCCCAGCGGGCGGGAGTCTGTCCTCTAGGCTGGAGGAGCTGAGATCTGAGTCACTGTCACTGTCGCTGGAAACCACTGGAAGAGACAGACCACAGCACAGGAGGTCACTCGACCAGCCTCTGCCTGCAGGCACGGGCGGAGGGGCCAGGGCCGGGACAACGGCCTGGGGATGGGAGGACACGCACTTCTGCCGGCCAAAGAGGTGAGTCCTGGTGTGAGGAGGCTGGGACTTGGGCTCTGCATGACCAGCAGAGAGAGTTCGCCTGTTGGCCAGCCATCTCCACATACCACCCCCCGTTCTAGTTCCTCTGGCAGAACCAGAACCCGCTTGCCATGGCAGAGTCTGATTCTCACTGCGGTACAGATGGGACAGCTCTGAGGCCTCCACTCGTGAGGCACGAGGCCCAAGGCCTGCTCTGTGGGTGCAGGTGCGGGTGCTGGGAGAGTCCGAGCTGACCCTCGGGGAGCATTCCAGGCACTTTCCATAGACACATTCACTAAGGCTTCAgaacaactctgtgaggtaggaAACAGTGTGACCCCCATTTCACAGGCAAGAAAACAGGGGCACACACCCAAGTTGTAGTGGAAGAGCCGGGATTCTCCTCCCAGCAGGCTGGTTCCACGGTGAGCAGCCTGCTCACCACCCTCTGATTTCACTGCAAGAACTGAACTGGGAGCCAGCAGGCCTGGGCTCTCATCCCAGTTCATCCAGTAACGCACAGTGGGGTCTCGCAAATGCGGAAGGGAGCCAGACAGACGGGGCTGGAATCCCAGCAAGGGGAGGCGAGGATATGTCACAGTGAACACCTACCGTGGAGAAACTCTCTTTTCTGGACTAAATGGAAACCGTATTTGGCTGAGTAATCAACAGTGGGAGTCATAATACAGGATTCAGCTACCCTTTAAACGTTCTATTTTAAACACGGAAATGTACATCCATTCACCAATCTTTCGATGCCAGGCTTAGGTGCTTCTGCAAGACTGGTCCGCACAGTCTCTCAGGTATAAACTGCACACGTATTGCATTGTCTGAGACCCCAGTTGCAGTTTCTCTGAATTGCAGCGGGACCCACAGACCCTGGCAAAGCAGGACAACCGCAGAATCCTCCTTTTTCCGTTTCTTCCTCTTGGTTCTCACCCCTAATTGTCCTGCCCACCCCTAATTCCACAGatttttataaagcaagttcttccATCAAGGCTTTCCagggtggggtgcggtggctcacgcctgtaatcccagcactttgggaggccaaggcgggtggatcacttgaagtcaggagctcaagaccaggctggccaacatagtgaaaccccgtctctactaaaaatacaaaaataagcttgGTGTTGTGGCGGGCTCCCgtactcccagctattcgggaggctgaggcaggagaatcacttgaacccgtgagatggaggttgcagtgagctgagatcgcaccattgcactccagcctgagcgacagcgagactccgtctcaaacaaacaaacaaaaacgactTTCCAAAGTCTCAGTTTTCATGAAACAATTCTCTTTTATGACTCTTCCCGTCAATTTGCATAACATTTAATCAAGTGATATCATTGCAATACCGAGTAT harbors:
- the LOC113219936 gene encoding rab effector Noc2-like encodes the protein MWRWLANRRTLSAGHAEPKSQPPHTRTHLFGRQKCVSSHPQAVVPALAPPPVPAGRGWSSDLLCCGLSLPVVSSDSDSDSDLSSSSLEDRLPPAGVRGPKGDKPWRESGGTVETPRMGLMHPLGHLSGSQSSLASEMGTDSADPHGGPLPQADPRGRGKRHTWTSPQC